The Acetomicrobium flavidum genome window below encodes:
- the grdA gene encoding glycine/sarcosine/betaine reductase complex selenoprotein A: MAFEGKKFILLGERDGIPGPVMEEVLKSLGCEVAFAVTECFVUTAAGAMDLQNQQRVKEIAEKYGPENVVVVLGSSDAEGASIYAETVTAGDPTFAGPLAGVPLGLAVYHIFDPLFKEKVDPNLWEEQLGMMEMVLDVDGLVNAVAEMRKEHSKYVL, encoded by the coding sequence ATGGCTTTTGAGGGCAAAAAGTTCATTTTGCTCGGCGAAAGGGACGGCATCCCCGGACCCGTGATGGAAGAAGTCTTAAAATCCCTCGGTTGTGAAGTTGCCTTTGCCGTGACGGAATGCTTCGTCTGAACCGCGGCAGGGGCGATGGACCTGCAAAACCAGCAGCGCGTTAAGGAAATAGCTGAAAAGTACGGACCGGAAAACGTGGTGGTCGTACTTGGAAGCTCTGACGCGGAAGGCGCGTCGATTTACGCGGAGACTGTAACAGCTGGTGATCCCACCTTTGCAGGGCCATTAGCCGGAGTCCCGTTGGGGCTCGCTGTTTATCACATCTTTGATCCCCTTTTCAAGGAAAAAGTCGACCCGAACCTTTGGGAAGAACAGCTCGGCATGATGGAAATGGTCCTAGACGTTGACGGTCTGGTCAATGCTGTTGCCGAAATGCGCAAGGAGCACAGCAAATATGTGCTCTGA
- a CDS encoding glycine/sarcosine/betaine reductase component B subunit, which yields MKLEIGNFFVKDIVFGDRTFYERGVLTVNKKEALDVVFEDSHITEAELYIVRPGDEVRLVPVKEAYEMRCKVSGGQSVYPGCTAPVAPVGSGRTHALKGCSLLVVGKHWGSFQDGLIDMSGPAQRNTIFGSMPNLVLVGDTDEEFERHEQQKKNRALRWAGMRLSEYVGKCVKDLEPEEIETWELEPVNERASDVRNLPSVVYVPQIQTQMEALGYNALVYGWDGNRMLPTYLHPNEILDGAIISGSFMPCSSKISTYEWVNNPMIKRLMREHGRTINFLGVVLSNLNVVMEEKARSAMMVANIAKALGADGAIVAEEGYGNPDVDYILTIVELEKAGIKTVGMTNECTGRDGTSQPLVALDERANALVSTGNVSELYELPPMKTVLGELESLARDGLSGGWEGCVREDGSVIMENNAFFCSDHISGFSLKTCAEF from the coding sequence ATGAAATTAGAAATAGGCAACTTTTTCGTAAAGGACATCGTCTTCGGCGACAGGACCTTCTACGAAAGAGGCGTATTAACGGTCAACAAAAAAGAGGCTTTAGACGTCGTCTTCGAGGACTCTCACATCACCGAGGCCGAGCTTTATATCGTTAGGCCGGGAGACGAGGTAAGGCTCGTTCCCGTAAAGGAAGCCTACGAGATGCGTTGCAAGGTATCGGGAGGTCAGTCCGTATATCCGGGCTGCACGGCACCTGTGGCACCAGTCGGGTCAGGAAGGACACATGCGCTAAAAGGGTGCTCACTTTTAGTGGTGGGAAAACATTGGGGATCCTTTCAGGACGGCCTCATCGACATGAGCGGGCCGGCACAGAGAAACACCATCTTTGGCTCCATGCCCAACCTGGTATTAGTCGGGGATACCGACGAGGAATTCGAAAGACACGAGCAGCAGAAGAAAAACCGCGCTCTTCGTTGGGCAGGTATGAGGTTATCCGAATACGTCGGGAAATGCGTCAAAGACTTGGAACCTGAAGAGATAGAGACGTGGGAGCTTGAGCCCGTAAACGAAAGGGCGTCTGATGTAAGAAATCTTCCATCAGTCGTCTACGTGCCTCAAATTCAAACGCAGATGGAGGCCCTGGGCTACAACGCCCTGGTCTACGGCTGGGACGGCAACCGCATGCTACCTACATACCTTCATCCCAACGAAATCCTTGACGGAGCCATAATATCGGGAAGCTTCATGCCCTGCTCGTCAAAGATTTCCACCTACGAGTGGGTAAATAACCCCATGATAAAGCGCCTCATGAGAGAACACGGAAGGACGATAAACTTCTTAGGCGTCGTACTGTCCAACCTCAACGTAGTAATGGAAGAAAAGGCTAGATCTGCCATGATGGTGGCAAACATCGCAAAAGCTCTGGGCGCAGACGGTGCCATAGTTGCCGAGGAAGGCTACGGGAATCCCGACGTAGACTACATCCTTACCATCGTGGAGCTTGAAAAGGCGGGTATCAAGACTGTGGGCATGACGAACGAATGCACGGGACGCGACGGAACTTCTCAACCCCTGGTTGCGCTGGACGAGAGGGCAAATGCGCTCGTGTCAACCGGAAACGTCTCCGAGCTTTACGAGCTTCCTCCCATGAAGACGGTATTGGGGGAGCTTGAATCCCTTGCCAGGGACGGGCTATCCGGCGGATGGGAAGGCTGCGTCAGGGAGGACGGATCGGTCATTATGGAAAATAACGCCTTCTTTTGCTCCGATCACATAAGCGGGTTTTCGCTGAAGACCTGCGCTGAGTTTTAA
- a CDS encoding glycine/betaine/sarcosine/D-proline family reductase selenoprotein B — translation MLKAVHYINQFFGQVGGEESADFEPVLQEGPVGPGLLLNEAMKEVKITHTVICGDNFMASHPEEAVARILKILEGLKFDIFLAGPAFNAGRYGVACGTICKAVKEKFGVPVITSMNEENPAVEMFKSNMYIFKGGRRATYMKQDVEKMAAFADKIARGDKLLPASMEGYFPRGIRHEVFLEDIGLEPKCAADRAFDMLLKKLKGEPYETELPIPKQERVPIAPAVKDLRKVKIALVTSGGIVPKDNPDRIQSCSATKWGAYDISKLDRLMAPDFKTIHAGYDPEQANKNPNVVLPLDAIRQYQKEGRIGEVDDHYYVTVGTGTTQAEAARMGREIAQRLKERNVGAVVLTATUGTCTRCGSTIAKEIERTGIPVVVICNLVNIAKTVGVNRIVPGVAVPYPLGNPNLSPEDEWKLRYHRVGVALDALETDIKEQTVFTVKI, via the coding sequence ATGTTAAAGGCCGTTCATTACATAAACCAGTTCTTCGGACAGGTGGGAGGAGAAGAAAGCGCCGATTTTGAGCCTGTATTGCAGGAAGGTCCGGTCGGGCCAGGGCTTCTTTTAAATGAAGCCATGAAGGAAGTAAAGATCACCCATACCGTGATATGCGGGGACAACTTCATGGCATCTCATCCTGAGGAAGCAGTCGCTCGGATTTTAAAGATCCTTGAGGGATTGAAGTTCGACATCTTCCTGGCAGGTCCTGCCTTCAATGCAGGTCGCTACGGCGTAGCCTGCGGAACGATCTGCAAGGCCGTAAAGGAAAAGTTCGGCGTCCCAGTCATCACCTCCATGAACGAGGAAAACCCTGCGGTGGAGATGTTTAAATCCAACATGTACATATTTAAAGGCGGACGTCGTGCAACCTATATGAAGCAGGACGTCGAAAAGATGGCCGCCTTTGCCGATAAAATAGCGCGTGGAGATAAACTGCTTCCTGCCTCAATGGAAGGCTACTTTCCAAGAGGCATACGTCATGAGGTCTTCCTTGAGGACATTGGCCTGGAGCCTAAATGTGCAGCCGACAGGGCATTTGATATGCTCCTTAAAAAGCTCAAGGGCGAGCCCTACGAGACCGAACTTCCCATACCAAAACAGGAAAGGGTGCCTATAGCACCAGCAGTAAAGGATCTTCGGAAGGTAAAGATCGCACTTGTTACTTCCGGTGGCATCGTCCCTAAGGATAACCCCGACAGGATACAGTCATGTTCGGCGACGAAATGGGGCGCCTACGACATTTCCAAGCTCGATCGCCTGATGGCTCCGGATTTTAAGACGATCCATGCCGGTTACGACCCCGAGCAGGCCAACAAAAATCCAAATGTCGTCCTTCCCCTTGACGCCATACGACAGTATCAAAAGGAAGGGCGCATCGGCGAGGTGGACGATCACTACTACGTCACCGTTGGCACCGGCACCACGCAGGCTGAGGCCGCCAGGATGGGCCGTGAGATAGCCCAAAGGCTCAAGGAAAGAAACGTAGGAGCAGTAGTTTTAACGGCGACCTGAGGAACGTGTACTCGTTGCGGGTCAACGATCGCAAAGGAAATCGAACGCACGGGCATTCCCGTGGTAGTGATATGCAATCTCGTTAACATTGCAAAGACAGTAGGCGTAAACCGCATCGTCCCGGGCGTTGCAGTTCCTTACCCCCTGGGCAATCCGAACCTCTCTCCGGAAGACGAATGGAAATTGCGCTATCATCGCGTTGGCGTGGCGCTTGATGCTCTGGAGACGGACATCAAGGAACAGACTGTATTTACCGTGAAGATATAG
- a CDS encoding BCCT family transporter, whose amino-acid sequence MSAKEKKDNSVYVISMVIMLLAVGWGFLSPASFGAAANNLFNFLIQNFGWGYMLFMTFFVIFPIGLAISKYGKLKLGPADSKPEFRDISWFAMLFSAGMGVGLVFYGVGEPLFHFLNPPFGAEPGSVKAATDAMRISFFHWGLHPWAGYTVIALPLAYFQFRKNGSGLISTLFTPLLGEEGVRGPIGKAIDILAIFATAAGIATSLGLGTLQINSGLKYLFGVPQTVTVQFMIIFVLCLIYTVSAISGLEKGIKAISDLNLFLATLLCVALFLLGPTISILDSLLTGIGEYLSNLVSESLTLAPYGGPFKKWLGSWTLFYWAWWIAWAPFVGSFIARISRGRTVRQFVTCVLIVPALGSFTWFAVFGTSGLYLQLNGIADIASKVSADISTGVFEMYMHYPLGMAMSVVMVVLISTFFITSANSATFVLSMYSTQGDLNPPKSKMAIWGVLQAALAFVLLMSGGLQALQIASIAAAAPFAVIMALACYSLMKALKSDEEVSREINN is encoded by the coding sequence GTGAGTGCAAAAGAGAAGAAAGACAACTCGGTATATGTTATCTCCATGGTCATAATGCTTTTGGCCGTAGGTTGGGGATTTTTATCCCCAGCAAGCTTTGGAGCCGCAGCCAACAATCTTTTTAACTTCCTAATTCAAAATTTCGGTTGGGGTTACATGCTCTTTATGACCTTTTTCGTGATCTTCCCGATTGGGCTTGCCATCAGCAAGTACGGCAAGCTTAAACTGGGGCCTGCCGATTCAAAGCCGGAGTTTAGGGACATCTCCTGGTTTGCCATGCTTTTTTCCGCAGGCATGGGTGTGGGACTGGTATTTTACGGAGTGGGAGAGCCGTTGTTTCATTTTCTTAATCCGCCCTTCGGAGCCGAGCCGGGCTCCGTAAAGGCCGCTACTGACGCCATGAGGATATCGTTCTTTCATTGGGGGCTTCACCCCTGGGCAGGCTATACCGTGATTGCTTTGCCTCTGGCGTATTTTCAGTTCAGAAAGAACGGGTCGGGCTTGATAAGCACGCTGTTTACTCCGTTGTTGGGCGAAGAGGGAGTAAGAGGCCCCATAGGCAAGGCCATTGATATACTGGCCATATTCGCTACGGCAGCCGGAATCGCGACATCGCTGGGATTGGGTACCCTTCAGATCAACAGCGGCCTTAAGTACCTGTTTGGGGTCCCACAGACTGTTACGGTTCAGTTTATGATCATCTTTGTATTGTGTCTGATATACACCGTCTCAGCCATTTCGGGTCTCGAAAAAGGCATCAAAGCAATATCCGACTTAAACTTATTTTTAGCAACCCTGCTTTGTGTAGCTCTCTTCTTGCTTGGACCGACAATTTCAATACTGGACTCGCTATTGACTGGCATAGGGGAGTATTTATCCAACCTGGTGTCCGAAAGTCTGACCTTAGCCCCCTATGGCGGCCCCTTTAAAAAATGGCTCGGCAGTTGGACGCTTTTTTACTGGGCGTGGTGGATTGCATGGGCGCCCTTTGTCGGCTCATTCATAGCAAGGATCTCAAGAGGGAGGACCGTTCGCCAGTTCGTGACATGCGTTTTGATTGTACCTGCCCTCGGGAGCTTTACCTGGTTTGCCGTGTTTGGTACGTCAGGACTTTACCTGCAGCTGAACGGAATAGCCGACATCGCTTCAAAGGTGAGCGCCGACATATCGACTGGAGTTTTTGAGATGTATATGCATTACCCCTTGGGGATGGCGATGTCAGTCGTCATGGTGGTGCTGATCTCGACGTTTTTCATAACGTCAGCGAATTCGGCAACGTTTGTGCTTTCAATGTATTCGACCCAAGGCGACTTAAACCCGCCAAAGTCCAAGATGGCCATATGGGGAGTGCTTCAGGCTGCATTGGCCTTCGTCCTTTTGATGAGCGGTGGGCTGCAGGCCCTTCAGATAGCTTCCATAGCCGCAGCAGCGCCTTTTGCCGTGATCATGGCTTTAGCCTGTTATTCCTTGATGAAAGCCTTGAAGAGCGACGAGGAGGTATCAAGAGAGATCAATAATTGA
- the glmS gene encoding glutamine--fructose-6-phosphate transaminase (isomerizing) codes for MCGIVGYIGYRNVCDVLLDGLKRLEYRGYDSAGIAINDGNEIEIIKEVGKVSDLERIVANVAPKGKQGIGHTRWATHGGVTTVNAHPHSDEYKRFVLAHNGIIENYHELKEALAAEGFTFISQTDTEVIAHLLSKIYDGDMLKALTSLQDQLRGSYALAIMDREDKNHIYCMRKGSPLVLGIGEGESLCASDIPAILPYTRKVMYMDDGEIAQLSSQGIKVWDAKGTPIQKKSFFIDWDLSMAERGGYPHFMLKEIHEQGGVCRSTLKGRISGGSVDLSGELSMDEHTMISFRAVHLIACGTSYYASLIAERIFERWTDLDVKVDIASEYRYRDSKITPDTLVVFVSQSGETADTLAAQRKARACGAYCLAVTNVQGSTLARCCDDVLLLKAGPEIGVAATKTFMGQITALYLLAMYIAKVRGTFPIERESELIDELLQIPYKIETVLEREHLIEELASKFAFSQNFLYLGRGISFPVALEGALKLKEISYIHAEAYAAGEMKHGPIALIDPNVPVVVVAPKDSLYEKTLSNIQEAKARHAPIIAVGFDGDERLASDADHVLCVPPTLEEFSPFVTVVPLQLFAYHVAKKRGCEIDKPRNLAKSVTVE; via the coding sequence GTGTGCGGTATAGTCGGTTATATTGGCTATCGAAATGTTTGTGATGTGCTTTTAGACGGATTGAAAAGGCTGGAGTATAGGGGATATGATTCTGCAGGAATTGCCATTAACGACGGCAATGAGATAGAGATCATAAAGGAAGTCGGGAAAGTTTCAGATCTGGAGCGCATCGTCGCGAACGTGGCGCCCAAGGGAAAACAGGGGATCGGACATACCCGCTGGGCCACTCACGGAGGAGTTACGACAGTAAATGCACATCCTCACTCTGACGAATACAAGCGATTTGTCCTTGCCCATAACGGGATAATTGAAAACTACCACGAACTTAAGGAAGCACTTGCCGCTGAAGGGTTTACCTTCATATCGCAGACTGATACCGAGGTTATAGCTCACCTGCTTTCTAAAATTTACGACGGCGACATGTTAAAAGCTCTCACATCGCTACAGGACCAATTAAGGGGTTCTTACGCTTTGGCCATAATGGATCGTGAGGACAAAAACCACATCTATTGCATGCGCAAGGGGTCACCCTTGGTATTGGGAATAGGGGAGGGAGAGTCGCTTTGCGCATCGGACATACCTGCAATCCTCCCATATACGCGTAAGGTCATGTACATGGACGACGGTGAGATCGCTCAGTTGTCGTCTCAGGGCATAAAGGTCTGGGACGCTAAGGGAACGCCTATTCAAAAGAAAAGCTTCTTTATTGACTGGGACCTGTCCATGGCAGAAAGGGGCGGATATCCTCACTTCATGCTCAAGGAAATCCATGAGCAAGGCGGCGTTTGCAGGTCCACCCTTAAGGGCAGGATATCCGGCGGCAGCGTCGATCTATCCGGGGAGCTTTCAATGGATGAGCATACCATGATAAGCTTCAGGGCGGTTCACCTCATTGCCTGCGGAACATCTTATTATGCATCCCTGATTGCCGAAAGGATATTTGAGCGTTGGACGGACCTGGACGTTAAGGTCGATATTGCATCGGAATACCGATATCGCGACAGCAAAATTACGCCCGATACGCTGGTCGTATTCGTATCCCAATCCGGGGAGACCGCCGATACGCTTGCCGCTCAAAGGAAGGCGCGTGCCTGTGGGGCATACTGCTTGGCTGTAACGAACGTGCAAGGGTCCACCCTGGCCCGCTGCTGCGACGACGTACTGCTCCTTAAGGCTGGCCCGGAGATAGGGGTAGCGGCGACCAAGACTTTCATGGGCCAAATAACCGCCCTGTACCTTCTTGCCATGTACATCGCCAAGGTGAGGGGAACATTTCCGATCGAGCGGGAAAGTGAGTTAATAGATGAGCTCTTGCAAATTCCCTACAAGATAGAGACCGTCTTAGAAAGGGAACACCTCATTGAAGAGTTGGCCTCTAAGTTTGCCTTTAGCCAAAACTTCCTATACCTTGGAAGGGGCATATCATTCCCGGTGGCCTTGGAGGGCGCCCTTAAATTAAAGGAGATATCCTACATTCACGCCGAAGCTTACGCCGCAGGCGAGATGAAACACGGTCCAATCGCATTGATCGATCCAAACGTTCCCGTGGTAGTCGTTGCACCTAAAGACAGCCTTTACGAGAAAACTTTGTCCAATATTCAGGAGGCAAAGGCAAGGCACGCCCCTATAATTGCAGTGGGTTTCGATGGCGACGAGCGACTGGCGAGTGACGCGGACCACGTCTTATGTGTTCCGCCAACCTTGGAGGAATTTTCGCCCTTTGTCACGGTCGTGCCCTTGCAGCTTTTTGCCTACCACGTGGCCAAAAAGCGGGGATGCGAGATAGACAAGCCCAGGAACTTAGCTAAGAGCGTAACGGTAGAATAA
- a CDS encoding ArsA family ATPase, with the protein MTFLRRLLGFSGSRHGKNSRSFTGDGSAQPKRFIVMGKGGTGKTTISSALARALSSKGKDVLAVSLDPAHNLGDVLGCSLGSEPKKIDDHLAAFELDLDEQVQRFVEEKLRQMRPLYGNLQIFNADKILDALKQSPGMEEFAILEAIGEISAFAEKCNAVVLDTPPTGMTVRVLSLPDITLLWVAELVKLRSKILDRRAYIQNIERTDLETDPGDDIVMAELRRYKIEIEATRSFLLGEGSFIFLVLQADKLSVSETERTIRKLDSNGYRIGACFINRASKGEGRAFLYDSCGLSNLMELYDEIPWIELPDLGSDISDPQSLLDLGDVICGFLDAGDAR; encoded by the coding sequence ATGACCTTTTTGCGAAGGTTGCTGGGATTCTCAGGATCTAGGCATGGGAAAAATAGCAGATCCTTTACAGGTGACGGTAGCGCTCAGCCCAAGCGCTTCATCGTAATGGGCAAGGGTGGAACTGGAAAGACCACTATCTCTTCTGCATTAGCTCGTGCGCTTTCATCGAAGGGCAAAGACGTCTTGGCCGTCTCCTTGGATCCCGCCCACAATTTGGGCGATGTCTTAGGGTGTTCCTTGGGCAGTGAGCCTAAAAAAATTGACGATCATCTGGCCGCCTTTGAATTGGATTTGGATGAACAGGTACAACGGTTCGTAGAAGAAAAGTTACGCCAAATGCGCCCCCTTTACGGCAATTTACAGATATTTAATGCAGACAAAATCTTAGATGCCCTCAAGCAATCTCCGGGCATGGAGGAGTTTGCCATCCTTGAAGCCATAGGAGAAATATCTGCTTTTGCAGAAAAGTGCAATGCAGTGGTACTTGATACTCCTCCAACTGGCATGACCGTGAGGGTCTTGTCCCTTCCAGATATAACCCTTCTTTGGGTAGCTGAACTAGTGAAATTACGCTCTAAAATTTTAGACAGGCGCGCTTACATTCAAAATATCGAAAGAACCGATCTCGAAACAGATCCTGGCGATGACATAGTAATGGCTGAGCTTCGCAGGTACAAGATCGAAATTGAGGCGACCAGAAGCTTCTTGCTTGGCGAAGGCTCCTTTATATTTTTGGTGCTTCAGGCCGATAAGCTATCGGTATCAGAGACGGAAAGGACCATCAGAAAACTCGACAGCAACGGTTATCGAATAGGCGCCTGTTTTATAAACAGGGCTTCGAAAGGAGAAGGGCGCGCTTTCCTCTATGATTCTTGCGGGTTATCGAACTTGATGGAACTTTACGACGAGATACCGTGGATAGAATTACCCGACCTTGGAAGCGATATATCCGACCCTCAAAGTTTGCTTGACCTTGGCGATGTAATTTGCGGTTTCCTCGATGCAGGTGATGCAAGGTGA
- a CDS encoding carbon starvation CstA family protein, with translation MNTSTLLIIGIVIYLVCYLWYGKSLERKVVGADNSRPTPAHSKFDDVDFVPSHPAVLFGHHFASIAGGAPILGPALAMAWGWWAGLLWIWFGNILIGAVHDYLAIMASVRHEGKSIQWIAGKMMRPRTSYLFQVFAYLTLVLALAAFATSLAYLFIARPDVASMSMWFIVAAVITGLLLYKLRINFVLGSLLGILLTLGAIWLGFLTPLSISYKGWLLVFFFYMMAASALPVWILLQPRDYLNSYILVFGLVLGVVALIFAGAKMELAGFSSWSPNIVGGVPSPYWPVVPLIIACGSLSGIHGLIGSGTTSKQLDKETQGLIVGYGGMLTEGLLSSVVTVTIAAFGLLVFKEASGKLSEIGVVAESLKEPLYLGKNYVKAIGAVGGPLGIFTESYGRLFEQAFGISAQAGTIFSSLWVSAFTLTSMDTGNRVLRFAWEEVWDPLKSRGGRLYRAITNRWLASAIPSALSVALAWGKAYNVLWPAFGGANQMLAAATLLTVALWVLQLGSAPKGHVKFIIACAGALWFTVFAGLWWFLFAVPSSLLVRGFVVLEILLALIFLYDFYRSLQNTSSLKAKYPETIKL, from the coding sequence GTGAACACATCGACTTTATTGATAATTGGAATCGTCATTTATCTCGTCTGCTATTTATGGTACGGTAAAAGCCTCGAACGAAAGGTCGTCGGGGCAGATAATTCCAGGCCAACCCCTGCGCATTCCAAGTTTGACGATGTAGATTTCGTTCCCTCACATCCGGCAGTTTTGTTTGGACATCACTTCGCTTCAATTGCAGGCGGAGCGCCAATACTTGGTCCCGCGTTGGCCATGGCCTGGGGCTGGTGGGCCGGTTTGCTTTGGATTTGGTTTGGAAACATATTGATAGGAGCAGTCCACGACTATTTGGCCATCATGGCCTCGGTGCGACACGAGGGAAAATCGATCCAGTGGATAGCCGGCAAAATGATGCGGCCGCGTACTTCTTACCTTTTTCAAGTCTTCGCTTACCTTACGTTGGTCTTGGCTTTGGCCGCCTTTGCCACATCCCTTGCATACCTTTTTATTGCCCGCCCAGACGTGGCGAGCATGTCCATGTGGTTCATAGTAGCTGCTGTCATAACGGGCCTTTTGCTCTACAAATTACGGATCAACTTCGTATTGGGAAGCCTTTTGGGTATTCTGCTCACTCTTGGAGCCATATGGCTGGGATTCTTGACGCCGCTGAGCATCAGTTATAAGGGGTGGTTGCTCGTATTTTTCTTCTATATGATGGCAGCTAGTGCCTTGCCGGTGTGGATATTGCTTCAACCGCGAGATTATCTTAACTCCTATATACTCGTCTTCGGCCTTGTCCTGGGAGTAGTTGCCCTGATCTTTGCAGGAGCAAAGATGGAGTTAGCGGGTTTTTCAAGTTGGAGCCCGAATATCGTCGGGGGAGTACCGTCTCCCTACTGGCCCGTCGTTCCCCTGATAATTGCCTGTGGTTCCCTCTCGGGGATACACGGGCTTATTGGCTCAGGAACAACCTCCAAACAGCTGGACAAGGAGACTCAGGGCCTTATCGTAGGCTATGGAGGCATGTTGACCGAAGGATTGCTTTCTTCGGTCGTAACGGTGACCATCGCTGCCTTCGGCTTGCTCGTATTTAAGGAAGCAAGCGGAAAGCTCTCAGAAATCGGCGTAGTGGCTGAAAGCTTAAAGGAGCCTCTCTATCTTGGTAAGAATTATGTGAAGGCCATAGGAGCCGTTGGGGGTCCCCTGGGAATTTTCACGGAAAGCTACGGAAGGCTTTTCGAGCAGGCCTTTGGCATTTCAGCCCAGGCAGGGACGATCTTTTCGAGCCTGTGGGTTTCGGCCTTTACCCTTACGTCCATGGACACGGGAAACAGGGTGTTGCGCTTTGCCTGGGAAGAGGTGTGGGATCCGCTCAAAAGCCGAGGGGGAAGGCTTTACAGGGCTATTACCAACCGTTGGCTGGCATCGGCTATACCATCGGCTTTGAGCGTAGCCCTTGCTTGGGGCAAAGCCTATAACGTGTTGTGGCCCGCCTTCGGTGGCGCAAACCAAATGCTTGCAGCCGCCACTTTATTAACGGTTGCTCTGTGGGTGTTGCAGCTAGGCTCTGCTCCCAAGGGACACGTCAAGTTTATAATTGCCTGTGCCGGAGCTTTATGGTTTACAGTCTTTGCTGGGCTTTGGTGGTTCCTGTTTGCCGTGCCATCTTCGCTCTTAGTGCGAGGATTCGTAGTTTTGGAGATCCTTTTAGCCCTCATATTCCTATATGATTTTTATCGTTCGCTACAGAATACATCTTCTCTAAAAGCAAAATATCCCGAGACAATAAAGCTTTAA
- a CDS encoding asparaginase, with product MPERPNVLVVAAGGTIGMTYDERAKSYAPTLGAGDMLAWFKDKKLPCDVSVLDWSRQPSSHYNIRMMADLVELLRKQAGQGINGIVVTAGTDSIEEMSYLVDLLWPYPYPVIFTGSTLPSDQLGSDGPLNLYHAILAASSECTWGLGVLICFQDQLFAANEICKISNFKRDALAAPYRGPVAEIVANKIHIIKKPRRGRAIEEMVVPAKEVEIIWATLGGGERMLKLLAEDESLEGLVLAGFGAGNVNPAWVPQIRQIIRRNVPVVVTSRCLRGRVVTSHGYEGSAQKLIEFGVLSGGSLTPLQARLKLAVGIGMHLTGRDLQKYLLDE from the coding sequence ATGCCGGAACGCCCTAATGTACTGGTTGTAGCTGCAGGGGGAACGATAGGCATGACGTATGATGAACGTGCGAAAAGTTACGCTCCAACCCTGGGTGCAGGTGATATGCTGGCTTGGTTTAAGGATAAGAAATTACCGTGTGATGTTAGCGTACTGGACTGGAGTCGCCAACCTAGCAGCCATTACAACATTCGCATGATGGCCGACCTCGTGGAACTGCTTAGAAAACAAGCCGGCCAAGGGATTAACGGCATAGTCGTAACGGCAGGAACGGATTCCATCGAGGAGATGTCATATCTGGTAGATCTTCTTTGGCCTTACCCCTACCCGGTCATATTTACCGGGTCCACGCTGCCCTCGGACCAATTGGGTTCCGACGGTCCTTTGAATTTATATCATGCCATCCTTGCCGCCTCCTCGGAATGCACCTGGGGGTTAGGGGTCTTGATATGTTTTCAGGATCAACTCTTTGCAGCAAATGAGATATGCAAGATCAGCAACTTCAAGAGAGATGCCTTGGCTGCACCCTATCGCGGGCCTGTTGCCGAGATAGTGGCAAACAAGATACACATCATAAAAAAACCAAGGCGTGGCAGAGCAATAGAGGAAATGGTAGTACCCGCCAAGGAGGTTGAAATCATCTGGGCAACGCTTGGCGGCGGCGAAAGGATGCTTAAACTGCTGGCCGAGGACGAAAGCTTGGAAGGGTTGGTCCTGGCGGGCTTTGGTGCAGGTAACGTAAACCCTGCCTGGGTCCCACAGATAAGGCAGATCATCAGACGTAACGTACCTGTAGTGGTCACTTCAAGGTGTCTTCGCGGAAGGGTCGTGACGTCTCACGGCTACGAGGGAAGCGCGCAAAAGCTAATTGAATTTGGAGTCCTTTCGGGAGGAAGCCTCACCCCCCTGCAAGCGCGATTGAAACTTGCCGTGGGCATTGGCATGCACCTTACCGGCCGCGACCTTCAAAAATATCTGTTGGACGAATGA